The Gammaproteobacteria bacterium genome window below encodes:
- a CDS encoding cold-shock protein, with the protein MSNGTVKWFNADKGFGFITPEDGGKDLFVHHSEIQSGGDYATLNDGQKVEYEVGEGQKGPCANKVKAI; encoded by the coding sequence ATGAGTAACGGTACAGTAAAATGGTTCAATGCAGATAAAGGCTTTGGCTTCATCACTCCAGAAGACGGCGGAAAAGATTTGTTTGTACACCATTCTGAAATTCAAAGTGGCGGCGACTATGCAACACTAAATGACGGACAGAAAGTAGAATACGAAGTAGGCGAAGGTCAGAAAGGACCATGCGCTAATAAAGTAAAAGCTATCTAA
- the ftsB gene encoding cell division protein FtsB: MKVIIIIMSVLFLLLQFKLWFGDASVRDVMELKQTVKEQQAKNEQVKQRNAVLAAEVEDLKTGLEAIEERARNELGMIKKDETFIHIVESESKESSSQ; this comes from the coding sequence GTGAAAGTCATTATCATCATTATGAGTGTCTTATTTCTGCTGCTGCAGTTCAAGCTATGGTTTGGTGATGCAAGTGTGCGGGATGTGATGGAGCTAAAACAAACTGTAAAAGAACAGCAAGCTAAAAATGAGCAAGTTAAACAACGCAATGCAGTCTTGGCAGCAGAGGTGGAAGATTTAAAGACTGGTTTAGAGGCCATAGAAGAGCGTGCAAGAAATGAGTTGGGCATGATTAAAAAGGATGAAACTTTTATCCATATTGTAGAAAGCGAATCTAAAGAATCCTCTAGTCAATGA
- a CDS encoding DUF2007 domain-containing protein, translating into MKRIYSEPNPIFIYQIKELLEEKGIASIIKNEHLSGGVGELPPTEVWPELWVVDKDDIAPAKRVVDEFMLSIKANPQTWKCIGCGEEIEGQFNICWSCGQESTSK; encoded by the coding sequence ATGAAGCGCATCTATAGCGAACCTAATCCAATCTTTATTTATCAGATAAAAGAACTCCTTGAAGAAAAGGGAATCGCCTCGATTATCAAAAACGAACATCTATCCGGTGGCGTGGGAGAACTTCCTCCTACAGAGGTCTGGCCTGAATTATGGGTGGTAGATAAAGACGATATTGCCCCTGCTAAAAGAGTTGTAGATGAGTTTATGCTGTCGATTAAAGCCAATCCGCAGACCTGGAAATGCATAGGCTGTGGAGAAGAAATTGAGGGGCAATTCAATATATGTTGGAGTTGTGGGCAAGAATCTACCTCTAAATGA
- a CDS encoding 2-C-methyl-D-erythritol 2,4-cyclodiphosphate synthase, whose product MVVRIGFGYDSHRFNDGDFIVVGGEKIAFEKGLDAHSDGDVLLHALCDALLGAAAMGDIGKHYPDNDPKFRDIESSVLVKNVMLELDKKNFMVGNIDSTVILEKPKLAGHIPAMQKNLCDLLNTSMDNVNIKATTNEGMGFVGRGEGLAAYVMVTLFGKP is encoded by the coding sequence ATGGTAGTAAGAATAGGTTTCGGTTATGACTCACACCGATTTAATGATGGCGACTTTATTGTTGTAGGCGGTGAGAAGATAGCCTTTGAGAAAGGCTTGGATGCGCACTCAGATGGCGATGTTTTGTTACATGCTCTGTGTGATGCTTTGTTAGGAGCAGCTGCAATGGGAGATATTGGCAAGCACTATCCCGATAATGATCCTAAATTTAGAGATATTGAGAGCAGCGTATTGGTTAAAAATGTAATGTTAGAGTTAGATAAAAAAAACTTTATGGTTGGGAATATTGATAGCACAGTTATTTTAGAAAAACCTAAATTAGCTGGCCATATTCCTGCTATGCAAAAGAATCTATGTGATTTGCTTAATACTTCTATGGACAATGTAAATATTAAGGCTACTACCAATGAAGGTATGGGATTTGTTGGTCGTGGAGAAGGTCTTGCTGCCTATGTGATGGTCACATTGTTTGGTAAACCTTAA
- the ispD gene encoding 2-C-methyl-D-erythritol 4-phosphate cytidylyltransferase, protein MMAALRFWAIIPAAGISQRMKSSVPKQYLPLADTTVIEASLSSFLQQPNITGVIVALNADDQNWDTLSVSKNEKIHTVIGGNSRAESVYNALQYLDDTLAEDQDFVLVHDAARPCLRHSDLDLLMQELEQDEVGGILASPMSDTLKMAEMQEGSGNVVSKTLDREIIWRAHTPQMFRLGTLKKALAHCVKNNIKITDEASAIEHLGLQVKLIKGQSDNIKITHAEDLALATTILKIINQ, encoded by the coding sequence ATGATGGCGGCATTACGGTTCTGGGCGATTATTCCTGCGGCAGGAATTAGTCAGCGTATGAAATCTTCGGTTCCAAAGCAGTATCTTCCTTTAGCCGATACAACCGTTATTGAGGCCTCGCTAAGTAGCTTTTTACAGCAGCCTAATATTACAGGTGTAATTGTGGCGCTGAATGCAGATGATCAGAATTGGGATACTCTGAGCGTTTCAAAAAATGAAAAAATCCATACAGTAATTGGTGGCAATTCTAGAGCAGAGTCGGTTTATAACGCGTTGCAATATTTAGATGATACTCTTGCTGAAGATCAAGACTTTGTTTTAGTGCATGATGCAGCTCGGCCTTGTTTGCGACATTCAGATTTGGACTTGCTAATGCAGGAGCTTGAACAAGATGAAGTAGGTGGGATTCTTGCCTCACCTATGAGCGATACCCTGAAGATGGCTGAGATGCAAGAAGGGTCTGGCAATGTTGTGAGTAAAACACTAGACCGCGAGATTATATGGCGTGCTCATACTCCGCAAATGTTCCGCTTAGGTACTTTGAAGAAAGCATTAGCGCATTGTGTCAAAAATAATATAAAAATTACTGATGAAGCATCTGCTATCGAGCATTTAGGTTTGCAAGTTAAATTAATTAAAGGGCAAAGTGATAATATTAAAATCACTCATGCTGAAGACTTAGCGCTAGCAACGACAATACTTAAAATCATTAATCAATAA
- a CDS encoding glyoxalase — protein MATSVFHLAFPVYDIEETRAFYVDLLGCVVGREDARWIDFNFHGHQLSAHLYDHEDMFTPSNPVDEHDVPVRHFGIVLNWGEWEHFAERLKREGVKFHIEPCIRFKGQVGEQATMFIQDPSNNYLEFKSFKDMGQIFVKE, from the coding sequence ATGGCAACATCTGTTTTTCATTTAGCGTTCCCAGTCTATGATATAGAGGAAACCAGAGCATTTTATGTTGACCTTCTAGGTTGTGTGGTTGGGCGCGAAGACGCGCGCTGGATAGACTTTAATTTTCATGGTCATCAGCTTAGTGCACATTTGTATGACCATGAAGATATGTTTACGCCTTCTAATCCGGTAGATGAACATGATGTGCCGGTTAGGCACTTTGGAATTGTATTAAATTGGGGTGAATGGGAACATTTCGCGGAACGTCTTAAGCGCGAAGGAGTCAAATTTCACATCGAGCCATGTATCCGCTTTAAAGGGCAGGTTGGCGAACAAGCTACAATGTTTATTCAAGATCCAAGCAATAATTATCTGGAATTTAAATCCTTTAAAGACATGGGTCAGATTTTTGTTAAAGAATAA
- the tsaB gene encoding tRNA (adenosine(37)-N6)-threonylcarbamoyltransferase complex dimerization subunit type 1 TsaB: protein MKLLAIETATESCSAALLVNDEVICLSEIAPRRHNEIILSMCEHVLAQGQISLSQLDAIAFGRGPGAFTGVRLAASVTQGIALGQDLPVVPVSSLAALAQAAFETVQAAQALPCIDARMQEIYYGLYKLGDNHVMNLVGEEKVAPANQIELDVGDDCYGVGSGWGPYAGDLQHAIGKKLAFKEKVFPQAEYVAKLGKVAYEQDNYVSAIEALPVYLRDNVAEKPKNKMVF from the coding sequence ATGAAGCTGTTAGCTATTGAGACGGCTACAGAGTCATGTTCTGCTGCCTTGCTGGTAAATGATGAAGTAATTTGCCTAAGTGAAATTGCGCCCAGAAGGCATAACGAAATTATTTTATCTATGTGTGAACATGTACTTGCACAAGGCCAAATCAGTCTTTCACAATTAGATGCGATTGCTTTTGGAAGAGGTCCGGGCGCGTTTACCGGTGTGCGTTTAGCGGCTAGCGTAACTCAAGGGATTGCATTAGGACAGGATCTGCCTGTAGTTCCCGTTTCGTCTTTAGCTGCACTAGCTCAGGCTGCTTTTGAGACTGTACAGGCTGCTCAAGCGCTGCCCTGTATCGATGCACGTATGCAGGAAATATATTATGGTTTATATAAGTTAGGTGATAATCATGTGATGAATCTGGTAGGCGAAGAAAAAGTTGCCCCGGCAAACCAAATTGAGCTAGATGTGGGTGATGACTGTTATGGCGTTGGCTCTGGGTGGGGTCCATATGCAGGAGATTTGCAACATGCAATTGGTAAAAAATTAGCTTTTAAGGAAAAAGTATTTCCTCAAGCAGAGTATGTTGCGAAGTTGGGTAAAGTAGCTTATGAACAAGATAATTATGTTTCGGCAATTGAAGCCTTACCAGTTTATTTGCGTGACAATGTAGCAGAAAAACCAAAAAATAAAATGGTGTTTTAA
- a CDS encoding DEAD/DEAH box helicase, with the protein MSFDEVISSVENISGSIFSKEGLLSEHLEKFRYRPQQQSMSDAVETALKNYSQLIVEAGTGVGKTFAYLIPALLSKQKVVISTGTKHLQDQLYFKDLPTILKILKLPVKTSLLKGRANYLCLHRLEHNAPSAIMHNRQLAKKVNIIKEWSQFTKTGEIAEVTAIYENDAVWPIVTSTIDNCLGAECPSYDKCHVIKARQKAQQADVVIINHHLFFADLALKMEGFGELLPSANSVIFDEAHQLPELASTFLATSSSSRQMNDLTSDVLAAQIEEAPEVNEVQPVADALQKAIADFQLALAGKNGRFPWYEIISASKIEDQFDVLCKVVHELYEVIVPLSDRGKLMTKCIERCERIEQALYLISEGNDERINWLECFERGFKLHSTPLVVADSFQEFMRQYKCSWIFTSATLTVSAKFDHFQQQLGLLDAETLMLDSPYDYQNNTRLYLPVIDVEPNDKNYTHKVIDAVLPLLEANQGRTFLLFTSHRALRVAANYLADHDEFTLLVQGDSPRRELLAVFAKTDHAVLLGTSSFWEGVDIRGDALSCVVIDKLPFASPGDPVLSGRLQALRQTGENPFMKHQLPQAVISLKQGVGRLIRDEEDYGVVVLCDPRILSKPYGKTFIKSLPNMMRTSSLDDAINFLELRESEYEAVSY; encoded by the coding sequence ATGTCATTCGATGAAGTAATAAGCAGTGTTGAAAATATTAGTGGAAGTATTTTCAGTAAAGAAGGTTTGTTATCAGAGCATCTAGAAAAATTTCGCTATCGTCCACAACAACAATCCATGAGCGATGCAGTAGAAACTGCATTGAAAAACTATAGCCAGTTAATTGTTGAAGCAGGCACAGGGGTAGGTAAAACTTTTGCTTATCTCATACCGGCCTTACTTTCTAAACAAAAAGTAGTGATATCTACTGGCACCAAGCATCTGCAAGATCAATTGTATTTTAAAGATCTGCCAACCATTCTAAAAATTCTTAAGTTACCAGTTAAGACGTCTTTGTTAAAAGGGCGCGCGAATTATCTGTGTTTGCATAGACTGGAGCATAACGCGCCTAGTGCAATCATGCATAACCGTCAGCTTGCTAAAAAAGTAAATATAATTAAAGAGTGGTCTCAGTTTACCAAAACGGGTGAAATTGCAGAGGTAACGGCAATCTATGAAAATGATGCGGTTTGGCCAATTGTTACTTCAACAATAGATAATTGCTTAGGTGCAGAATGCCCGAGTTATGATAAATGTCATGTAATTAAAGCCAGACAAAAAGCACAACAGGCAGATGTGGTTATTATTAACCATCATCTATTTTTTGCTGATCTAGCGTTAAAGATGGAAGGTTTCGGTGAGCTTCTTCCAAGTGCAAACTCTGTAATATTTGATGAGGCACACCAGTTGCCGGAATTGGCCAGTACCTTTCTTGCCACTTCTAGCAGTAGTCGGCAAATGAATGACTTAACAAGCGATGTGCTTGCTGCACAAATCGAAGAGGCCCCAGAAGTTAATGAAGTGCAGCCAGTGGCAGACGCGTTGCAGAAAGCAATAGCGGATTTTCAGCTTGCCTTGGCTGGTAAGAATGGTCGCTTCCCATGGTATGAAATTATTTCTGCCTCCAAGATTGAAGATCAGTTTGATGTGTTGTGTAAAGTGGTACATGAATTATATGAAGTGATTGTGCCATTGAGTGACCGTGGAAAGTTAATGACTAAGTGCATCGAGCGCTGTGAGCGCATAGAGCAAGCTCTGTATTTAATCTCAGAAGGTAATGACGAGAGAATTAACTGGTTAGAATGTTTTGAGCGCGGTTTTAAATTACATAGTACGCCACTAGTCGTAGCTGATTCATTTCAAGAATTTATGCGGCAGTACAAATGTAGTTGGATATTTACCTCTGCGACATTAACCGTGAGTGCAAAATTTGATCATTTTCAACAACAGCTGGGTTTGCTGGATGCTGAAACGTTAATGTTGGACAGTCCGTATGATTATCAAAACAATACGCGTTTATATTTGCCAGTGATTGACGTTGAGCCTAATGATAAGAACTACACTCATAAAGTAATTGATGCAGTGCTACCGTTATTGGAAGCAAATCAAGGCCGCACTTTTTTATTGTTTACCAGTCATCGAGCTCTGCGCGTTGCAGCAAACTATCTAGCCGACCACGACGAGTTTACCTTGTTGGTTCAGGGTGATTCACCGCGTAGAGAATTACTGGCAGTGTTTGCTAAAACAGACCATGCGGTGTTATTAGGTACCAGTAGTTTTTGGGAAGGAGTGGATATCCGCGGGGATGCGCTGAGTTGTGTTGTGATCGACAAGCTTCCATTTGCCTCACCAGGTGATCCTGTGTTGAGTGGGCGCCTACAGGCTTTACGTCAGACAGGTGAAAATCCATTCATGAAACATCAACTGCCTCAAGCGGTGATCTCTTTGAAACAAGGGGTTGGTAGACTGATTCGTGATGAAGAGGATTATGGAGTGGTGGTTCTTTGTGATCCTAGAATTCTTTCTAAACCTTACGGGAAAACATTTATAAAAAGTTTGCCTAATATGATGCGTACTTCAAGTCTTGATGATGCGATAAACTTTTTAGAGCTGCGTGAGTCTGAGTATGAAGCTGTTAGCTATTGA